The Arachis hypogaea cultivar Tifrunner chromosome 19, arahy.Tifrunner.gnm2.J5K5, whole genome shotgun sequence genome has a window encoding:
- the LOC112776118 gene encoding uncharacterized protein isoform X3, with translation MPPEPLPWDRKDFFKERKHERSESLGSVARWRDSSHHRDFHRWGSAEFRRPPGHGKQGGWHVFSEDSGHGYGISRSSSEKMLDEDCRPSVSRGDGKYGRGSRENRGPFGQRDWRGQSWETTNGSMNLPRRPPDVNNDHRSVDDNLTYSTHPHSDFVNTWDPHHLKDQHDKIGGANGFGTGARSDRENSLASIDWKPLKWTRSGSLSSRGSGFSHSSSSRSAGGADSHEAKAELHPKNATVNESHSGEAAVCVTSSAPCEDTTSRKKPRLNWGEGLAKYEKKKVEVPDGSANKDGPVLSNGSIEPCAFPGSSLVDKSPKVTGFSDCACASPATPSSVACSSSPAGVDDKLFGKPANVDNDVSNLTCSPVPGSQDHFQRFSFNLEKLDIESLNSLNSSIIELIQSDDTSYVNSGPMRSTAMNKLLIWKADISKVLETTESEIDSLENELKSLRSASGDRGSYPAVLGSQMVGNNENPFEVPVGVSDEVTRPEPLKILSSDDPDAEKLPLSTNLNSIHENGKEEDIDSPGSATSKLSEPPPLVKAVSSSDTRRYDTFLEDANAGQSNGMKCLIPCTTRKYPSNSACSDVNASSEVPDSIITASGASLWSSTEDSLYKKIISSNRELAKSACGVFAKLLPQGYTKIDKVGASSDLCSQTSIMEKFAEKKQFARFKERVITLKFKALHHLWKEDMRLLSIKKCRPKYHKKHELSVRSTFNGNQKNRFSIRSRFPLPGNHLSLVPTAEVINFTRKLLSEPQVKIHRDALKMPALVLDEKIPKFISSNGLVEDPLAIEKEKALINPWTSEEREIFLEKFAVFGKDFRKIASFLHHKTTADCVEFYYKNHKSDCFEKLKKQQKLGKSFLAKTDLVASGKKWNHEANTASLDILSAASVMADGFACNKKMRPGNFLMGGYVNVKASRVDDSIRERSSSFDILGDEREAFADVMASSEAMSFCGTSSVEPVEGSRDSRLMPDTAENVDDETCSDESCGEMDPTDWTDDEKAAFIQAVSSFGRDFVKLARCIGTRSPEQCKVFFSKARKCLGLDLMRPMPENVGSPANDGANGGGSDTDDACAVETGSVVGTDKSGTKTDEDLPSSVINTYHDESDPVEVRNLAAELNEPKEEDDTVVDHEDANLVSDGVVLYNSDKSGSVNGQAPIVMTDSTTVGKDKAIKFGGADLVSISALDTTEPCERSLAGQDNVVTEVSSGVLGSGLERQSVPSTQCPDDRGDKLVAVTAVGVELKSSVQDSCTTTVNASVSSVGNSCSGLSFDTESKHMALGKPVSALYVEDLHATANSLSQNTSVSAAVQCEKTATQDQLSCTTETPGGRNLQCHNPISNGDHQLPVPGNRVDRANSILHGYPLQMAIKKEVNGDIKCSSSANELPLLSRKDEQDDHFKARLSYSSDSEKTSRNGDVKLFGKILTNPSSTQKPNLTTKSCEENGIHHPKSSRLSSLKYADGNFKMLKFERDDCSEYLGLENVPLRSYGYWDGNRIQTGLTSLPDSAILLAKYPAAFSNYPSSSAKLEQQSFHAFGKNNERHLSGSPAFTARDMNGSNAVIDYQMLRSRDGSVVDVKHCQDVFSEMPRRNGFEAISSLHQQQQGRGVVGMSSGGVGGTGIVVGSCSGVTDPVAAIKMHYPNSDKYGGQTGNNISSREDESWAGGKGDLGR, from the exons ATGCCTCCTGAACCGTTGCCTTGGGATCGGAAGGACTTCTTCAAGGAGAGGAAACACGAGAGGTCTGAGTCTCTGGGCTCCGTTGccagatggagagattcctctcaccACCGCGACTTCCACCGTTGGGGATCCGCCGAGTTCCGCAGACCTCCGG GTCATGGTAAGCAGGGCGGTTGGCACGTGTTTTCTGAAGATTCTGGTCATGGGTATGGGATTTCACGGTCAAGCAGTGAAAAGATGCTGGACGAAGATTGCCGGCCATCAGTGTCTCGTGGGGATGGAAAATATGGCCGGGGCAGTAGAGAAAATAGAGGGCCGTTTGGGCAGAGAGATTGGAGAGGACAGTCGTGGGAAACAACCAATGGTTCTATGAATTTACCAAGAAGGCCCCCGGATGTGAATAATGATCATAGGTCAGTTGACGACAACCTAACATATTCCACTCATCCACATTCTGATTTTGTAAACACTTGGGATCCACACCACTTGAAAGACCAGCATGATAAGATTGGTGGTGCCAATGGGTTCGGAACAGGCGCAAGAAGTGATAGAGAAAATTCTCTGGCTTCAATTGACTGGAAGCCACTTAAATGGACCCGATCTGGAAGCTTGTCGTCGAGAGGCTCTGGTTTTAGCCACTCGAGTAGCTCAAGGAGCGCGGGAGGGGCAGATTCCCATGAAGCAAAGGCCGAGTTACATCCCAAAAACGCAACTGTTAATGAGTCACATTCAGGGGAAGCTGCTGTGTGTGTTACATCTTCTGCACCATGTGAAGATACAACTTCCAGAAAGAAGCCGAGGCTAAATTGGGGAGAGGGACTTGCAaagtatgagaagaaaaaggttgAAGTGCCAGATGGAAGTGCTAACAAAGATGGACCTGTCTTGTCTAATGGTAGTATTGAACCTTGTGCTTTCCCCGGTTCCAGCTTAGTAGATAAAAGCCCAAAAGTTACAGGATTCTCAGACTGTGCATGTGCATCTCCTGCAACTCCATCATCGGTTGCCTGCAGTTCCTCCCCAG CAGGTGTGGATGATAAGTTATTTGGAAAACCTGCAAATGTAGACAATGATGTTAGTAATTTGACTTGTTCTCCTGTTCCTGGATCCCAAGACCATTTTCAGaggttttcttttaatttagagAAATTGGATATTGAATCCTTGAATAGTCTGAATTCTTCAATTATTGAGTTGATACAATCTGATGATACAAGTTATGTGAATTCTGGTCCAATGAGGTCCACTGCAATGAATAAGTTATTGATATGGAAAGCCGACATTTCAAAGGTATTGGAGACAACCGAATCTGAAATTGATTCACTTGAAAATGAACTGAAATCTCTAAGATCTGCATCTGGGGATAGAGGTTCATATCCAGCTGTTTTGGGCTCACAGATGGTTGGCAACAATGAAAATCCTTTTGAAGTACCTGTTGGTGTCTCTGATGAAGTTACTCGGCCAGAACCTTTGAAAATTCTTTCTTCTGACGACCCTGATGCTGAGAAATTGCCCCTTTCAACCAACTTAAATAGTATTCATGAGAATGGAAAGGAAGAGGACATTGATAGTCCTGGTTCAGCAACATCTAAATTAAGTGAGCCTCCGCCTTTGGTTAAAGCAGTTTCGTCAAGTGATACAAGGAGATATGATACCTTCTTGGAGGATGCCAATGCTGGTCAGTCTAATGGCATGAAATGCTTAATTCCCTGTACTACAAGGAAGTATCCTAGTAACTCTGCTTGCAGTGATGTCAATGCGTCTTCGGAAGTGCCAGATAGTATTATTACTGCCTCTGGTGCAAGCTTATGGTCTAGCACTGAGGATAGTTTATATAAGAAAATTATTTCTTCCAACAGAGAATTGGCAAAAAGTGCATGTGGAGTATTTGCTAAGTTATTGCCCCAAGGATATACTAAAATTGATAAGGTGGGGGCCAGCAGTGACTTGTGCTCTCAGACATCCATTATGGAGAAGTTTGCTGAGAAAAAGCAGTTTGCAAGATTTAAAGAGAGAGTTATCACACTTAAGTTCAAAGCCCTGCATCACCTGTGGAAGGAAGATATGCGCCTACTGTCTATAAAGAAATGCCGGCCAAAATATCACAAGAAACATGAACTAAGTGTGCGGTCTACCTTTAATGGTAATCAGAAGAACCGGTTCTCCATTCGGTCTCGTTTTCCTTTACCTG GAAATCATCTGAGCCTCGTTCCAACAGCCGAGGTAATTAATTTTACAAGAAAACTGCTCTCAGAACCTCAGGTTAAAATTCACAGGGATGCCCTGAAGATGCCAGCATTAGTCTTGGATGAGAAGATCCCAAAGTTCATATCTAGTAATGGGCTTGTCGAAGATCCATTGGCTATTGAGAAGGAAAAGGCTTTGATTAATCCTTGGACatcagaagagagagaaattttcCTTGAAAAATTTGCTGTCTTTGGAAAAGATTTTCGGAAGATCGCTTCTTTCCTTCATCACAAGACAACTGCTGACTGTGTTGAGTTCTATTACAAAAATCATAAATCGGATTGTTTTGAAAAACTTAAGAAGCAGCAGAAGTTAGGGAAGTCATTTTTAGCCAAAACTGACTTGGTAGCATCGGGTAAAAAATGGAACCATGAAGCGAATACTGCTTCACTTGACATTTTGAGTGCTGCTTCAGTGATGGCTGATGGCTTTGCATGTAACAAGAAAATGCGTCCTGGGAACTTCCTTATGGGTGGATATGTTAATGTGAAAGCCTCAAGGGTTGATGATAGCATCAGAGAAAGATCAAGCAGCTTTGACATTCTTGGGGATGAGAGGGAGGCTTTTGCTGATGTAATGGCTTCATCCGAGGCCATGAGTTTCTGTGGGACAAGTTCAGTTGAACCTGTAGAAGGTAGCCGAGATAGTAGGTTGATGCCTGATACTGCTGAGAATGTTGATGACGAGACTTGTTCAGATGAGAGCTGTGGTGAAATGGATCCTACTGATTGGACAGATGATGAAAAGGCAGCTTTTATACAAGCTGTATCATCTTTTGGTAGGGATTTTGTGAAGTTAGCGCGATGCATTGGAACAAGGTCACCAGAACAATGCAAAGTTTTTTTCAGCAAGGCTCGAAAATGCCTCGGCTTAGATCTCATGCGCCCTATGCCTGAAAACGTTGGATCACCAGCAAATGATGGTGCAAATGGCGGGGGTAGCGACACAGATGATGCTTGTGCTGTAGAGACAGGTTCAGTGGTTGGCACTGACAAGTCTGGCACTAAGACAGATGAGGACCTGCCTTCATCTGTCATAAACACCTACCATGATGAATCAGATCCTGTGGAAGTTAGGAACCTGGCAGCTGAATTAAATGAGCCTAAAGAGGAGGATGATACAGTAGTCGATCATGAAGATGCAAACTTGGTTAGCGATGGGGTTGTCTTGTACAATTCTGATAAGTCTGGTTCAGTCAATGGGCAGGCTCCTATAGTTATGACAGATAGCACAACAGTTGGAAAAGACAAAGCCATTAAATTCGGGGGTGCAGACTTGGTGTCTATTTCTGCCCTCGACACAACTGAACCATGTGAGAGGAGTTTGGCTGGTCAGGATAATGTAGTTACTGAAGTTTCTTCTGGGGTTCTTGGAAGTGGATTGGAGAGGCAAAGTGTTCCTTCAACCCAATGTCCTGATGATAGAGGGGATAAACTGGTGGCTGTTACAGCTGTTGGAGTTGAACTGAAAAGCTCGGTTCAGGATTCATGTACTACTACAGTAAATGCTTCAGTCTCATCTGTGGGCAATTCTTGTTCAGGATTGAGTTTTGATACTGAAAGTAAGCATATGGCCCTTGGAAAGCCTGTATCTGCATTATATGTCGAGGATCTTCATGCAACTGCAAATTCATTGTCACAAAATACTTCTGTTTCAGCCGCCGTTCAATGCGAGAAAACAGCTACTCAGGATCAACTGTCCTGTACTACTGAGACTCCAGGTGGGAGAAATTTGCAGTGTCATAATCCCATCAGCAATGGTGACCATCAGCTTCCTGTGCCTGGGAATCGTGTGGATCGTGCCAACAGCATCCTCCATGGTTATCCTTTGCAAATGGCCATTAAGAAAGAAGTGAATGGAGATATAAAATGCAGCAGTTCAGCAAACGAGTTGCCCCTTCTATCCCGAAAAGATGAACAAGATGATCATTTCAAAGCAAGGTTAAGCTATTCGTCAGATTCGGAAAAAACATCCAGAAATGGTGATGTGAAATTGTTTGGGAAGATATTAACCAATCCTTCATCCACACAGAAACCTAATTTGACCACCAAGTcatgtgaagaaaatggcatccATCATCCCAAATCTAGCAGGCTTTCGAGTTTGAAATATGCTGATGGAAATTTCAAGATGTTGAAGTTTGAACGAGATGACTGCAGTGAGTATCTTGGCCTTGAAAATGTCCCCTTGCGGAGCTATGGTTACTGGGATGGGAACCGAATACAGACTGGTCTCACATCATTGCCTGATTCTGCCATCCTGCTAGCAAAGTATCCGGCTGCCTTCAGTAATTATCCGTCTTCTTCAGCCAAATTGGAGCAGCAGTCGTTCCATGCATTTGGTAAGAATAATGAAAGGCACCTGAGTGGATCTCCTGCTTTTACAGCTAGGGACATGAATGGCAGTAATGCTGTGATTGATTATCAGATGCTTAGAAGTAGGGATGGTTCTGTGGTTGATGTAAAGCACTGCCAAGACGTGTTCTCTGAGATGCCACGGAGAAATGGGTTCGAAGCAATCTCAAGTTTGCACCAGCAGCAGCAGGGCAGAGGAGTGGTGGGAATGAGTAGTGGTGGTGTTGGAGGAACGGGGATTGTGGTTGGATCATGCAGCGGTGTCACGGATCCTGTGGCAGCCATAAAAATGCATTACCCCAATTCTGACAAGTATGGTGGTCAAACTGGGAATAATATCAGCAGCAGAGAAGATGAATCTTGGGCTGGGGGGAAAGGGGACTTAGGGAGGTAG
- the LOC112776118 gene encoding uncharacterized protein isoform X2 — translation MPPEPLPWDRKDFFKERKHERSESLGSVARWRDSSHHRDFHRWGSAEFRRPPGHGKQGGWHVFSEDSGHGYGISRSSSEKMLDEDCRPSVSRGDGKYGRGSRENRGPFGQRDWRGQSWETTNGSMNLPRRPPDVNNDHRSVDDNLTYSTHPHSDFVNTWDPHHLKDQHDKIGGANGFGTGARSDRENSLASIDWKPLKWTRSGSLSSRGSGFSHSSSSRSAGGADSHEAKAELHPKNATVNESHSGEAAVCVTSSAPCEDTTSRKKPRLNWGEGLAKYEKKKVEVPDGSANKDGPVLSNGSIEPCAFPGSSLVDKSPKVTGFSDCACASPATPSSVACSSSPGVDDKLFGKPANVDNDVSNLTCSPVPGSQDHFQRFSFNLEKLDIESLNSLNSSIIELIQSDDTSYVNSGPMRSTAMNKLLIWKADISKVLETTESEIDSLENELKSLRSASGDRGSYPAVLGSQMVGNNENPFEVPVGVSDEVTRPEPLKILSSDDPDAEKLPLSTNLNSIHENGKEEDIDSPGSATSKLSEPPPLVKAVSSSDTRRYDTFLEDANAGQSNGMKCLIPCTTRKYPSNSACSDVNASSEVPDSIITASGASLWSSTEDSLYKKIISSNRELAKSACGVFAKLLPQGYTKIDKVGASSDLCSQTSIMEKFAEKKQFARFKERVITLKFKALHHLWKEDMRLLSIKKCRPKYHKKHELSVRSTFNGNQKNRFSIRSRFPLPAGNHLSLVPTAEVINFTRKLLSEPQVKIHRDALKMPALVLDEKIPKFISSNGLVEDPLAIEKEKALINPWTSEEREIFLEKFAVFGKDFRKIASFLHHKTTADCVEFYYKNHKSDCFEKLKKQQKLGKSFLAKTDLVASGKKWNHEANTASLDILSAASVMADGFACNKKMRPGNFLMGGYVNVKASRVDDSIRERSSSFDILGDEREAFADVMASSEAMSFCGTSSVEPVEGSRDSRLMPDTAENVDDETCSDESCGEMDPTDWTDDEKAAFIQAVSSFGRDFVKLARCIGTRSPEQCKVFFSKARKCLGLDLMRPMPENVGSPANDGANGGGSDTDDACAVETGSVVGTDKSGTKTDEDLPSSVINTYHDESDPVEVRNLAAELNEPKEEDDTVVDHEDANLVSDGVVLYNSDKSGSVNGQAPIVMTDSTTVGKDKAIKFGGADLVSISALDTTEPCERSLAGQDNVVTEVSSGVLGSGLERQSVPSTQCPDDRGDKLVAVTAVGVELKSSVQDSCTTTVNASVSSVGNSCSGLSFDTESKHMALGKPVSALYVEDLHATANSLSQNTSVSAAVQCEKTATQDQLSCTTETPGGRNLQCHNPISNGDHQLPVPGNRVDRANSILHGYPLQMAIKKEVNGDIKCSSSANELPLLSRKDEQDDHFKARLSYSSDSEKTSRNGDVKLFGKILTNPSSTQKPNLTTKSCEENGIHHPKSSRLSSLKYADGNFKMLKFERDDCSEYLGLENVPLRSYGYWDGNRIQTGLTSLPDSAILLAKYPAAFSNYPSSSAKLEQQSFHAFGKNNERHLSGSPAFTARDMNGSNAVIDYQMLRSRDGSVVDVKHCQDVFSEMPRRNGFEAISSLHQQQQGRGVVGMSSGGVGGTGIVVGSCSGVTDPVAAIKMHYPNSDKYGGQTGNNISSREDESWAGGKGDLGR, via the exons ATGCCTCCTGAACCGTTGCCTTGGGATCGGAAGGACTTCTTCAAGGAGAGGAAACACGAGAGGTCTGAGTCTCTGGGCTCCGTTGccagatggagagattcctctcaccACCGCGACTTCCACCGTTGGGGATCCGCCGAGTTCCGCAGACCTCCGG GTCATGGTAAGCAGGGCGGTTGGCACGTGTTTTCTGAAGATTCTGGTCATGGGTATGGGATTTCACGGTCAAGCAGTGAAAAGATGCTGGACGAAGATTGCCGGCCATCAGTGTCTCGTGGGGATGGAAAATATGGCCGGGGCAGTAGAGAAAATAGAGGGCCGTTTGGGCAGAGAGATTGGAGAGGACAGTCGTGGGAAACAACCAATGGTTCTATGAATTTACCAAGAAGGCCCCCGGATGTGAATAATGATCATAGGTCAGTTGACGACAACCTAACATATTCCACTCATCCACATTCTGATTTTGTAAACACTTGGGATCCACACCACTTGAAAGACCAGCATGATAAGATTGGTGGTGCCAATGGGTTCGGAACAGGCGCAAGAAGTGATAGAGAAAATTCTCTGGCTTCAATTGACTGGAAGCCACTTAAATGGACCCGATCTGGAAGCTTGTCGTCGAGAGGCTCTGGTTTTAGCCACTCGAGTAGCTCAAGGAGCGCGGGAGGGGCAGATTCCCATGAAGCAAAGGCCGAGTTACATCCCAAAAACGCAACTGTTAATGAGTCACATTCAGGGGAAGCTGCTGTGTGTGTTACATCTTCTGCACCATGTGAAGATACAACTTCCAGAAAGAAGCCGAGGCTAAATTGGGGAGAGGGACTTGCAaagtatgagaagaaaaaggttgAAGTGCCAGATGGAAGTGCTAACAAAGATGGACCTGTCTTGTCTAATGGTAGTATTGAACCTTGTGCTTTCCCCGGTTCCAGCTTAGTAGATAAAAGCCCAAAAGTTACAGGATTCTCAGACTGTGCATGTGCATCTCCTGCAACTCCATCATCGGTTGCCTGCAGTTCCTCCCCAG GTGTGGATGATAAGTTATTTGGAAAACCTGCAAATGTAGACAATGATGTTAGTAATTTGACTTGTTCTCCTGTTCCTGGATCCCAAGACCATTTTCAGaggttttcttttaatttagagAAATTGGATATTGAATCCTTGAATAGTCTGAATTCTTCAATTATTGAGTTGATACAATCTGATGATACAAGTTATGTGAATTCTGGTCCAATGAGGTCCACTGCAATGAATAAGTTATTGATATGGAAAGCCGACATTTCAAAGGTATTGGAGACAACCGAATCTGAAATTGATTCACTTGAAAATGAACTGAAATCTCTAAGATCTGCATCTGGGGATAGAGGTTCATATCCAGCTGTTTTGGGCTCACAGATGGTTGGCAACAATGAAAATCCTTTTGAAGTACCTGTTGGTGTCTCTGATGAAGTTACTCGGCCAGAACCTTTGAAAATTCTTTCTTCTGACGACCCTGATGCTGAGAAATTGCCCCTTTCAACCAACTTAAATAGTATTCATGAGAATGGAAAGGAAGAGGACATTGATAGTCCTGGTTCAGCAACATCTAAATTAAGTGAGCCTCCGCCTTTGGTTAAAGCAGTTTCGTCAAGTGATACAAGGAGATATGATACCTTCTTGGAGGATGCCAATGCTGGTCAGTCTAATGGCATGAAATGCTTAATTCCCTGTACTACAAGGAAGTATCCTAGTAACTCTGCTTGCAGTGATGTCAATGCGTCTTCGGAAGTGCCAGATAGTATTATTACTGCCTCTGGTGCAAGCTTATGGTCTAGCACTGAGGATAGTTTATATAAGAAAATTATTTCTTCCAACAGAGAATTGGCAAAAAGTGCATGTGGAGTATTTGCTAAGTTATTGCCCCAAGGATATACTAAAATTGATAAGGTGGGGGCCAGCAGTGACTTGTGCTCTCAGACATCCATTATGGAGAAGTTTGCTGAGAAAAAGCAGTTTGCAAGATTTAAAGAGAGAGTTATCACACTTAAGTTCAAAGCCCTGCATCACCTGTGGAAGGAAGATATGCGCCTACTGTCTATAAAGAAATGCCGGCCAAAATATCACAAGAAACATGAACTAAGTGTGCGGTCTACCTTTAATGGTAATCAGAAGAACCGGTTCTCCATTCGGTCTCGTTTTCCTTTACCTG CAGGAAATCATCTGAGCCTCGTTCCAACAGCCGAGGTAATTAATTTTACAAGAAAACTGCTCTCAGAACCTCAGGTTAAAATTCACAGGGATGCCCTGAAGATGCCAGCATTAGTCTTGGATGAGAAGATCCCAAAGTTCATATCTAGTAATGGGCTTGTCGAAGATCCATTGGCTATTGAGAAGGAAAAGGCTTTGATTAATCCTTGGACatcagaagagagagaaattttcCTTGAAAAATTTGCTGTCTTTGGAAAAGATTTTCGGAAGATCGCTTCTTTCCTTCATCACAAGACAACTGCTGACTGTGTTGAGTTCTATTACAAAAATCATAAATCGGATTGTTTTGAAAAACTTAAGAAGCAGCAGAAGTTAGGGAAGTCATTTTTAGCCAAAACTGACTTGGTAGCATCGGGTAAAAAATGGAACCATGAAGCGAATACTGCTTCACTTGACATTTTGAGTGCTGCTTCAGTGATGGCTGATGGCTTTGCATGTAACAAGAAAATGCGTCCTGGGAACTTCCTTATGGGTGGATATGTTAATGTGAAAGCCTCAAGGGTTGATGATAGCATCAGAGAAAGATCAAGCAGCTTTGACATTCTTGGGGATGAGAGGGAGGCTTTTGCTGATGTAATGGCTTCATCCGAGGCCATGAGTTTCTGTGGGACAAGTTCAGTTGAACCTGTAGAAGGTAGCCGAGATAGTAGGTTGATGCCTGATACTGCTGAGAATGTTGATGACGAGACTTGTTCAGATGAGAGCTGTGGTGAAATGGATCCTACTGATTGGACAGATGATGAAAAGGCAGCTTTTATACAAGCTGTATCATCTTTTGGTAGGGATTTTGTGAAGTTAGCGCGATGCATTGGAACAAGGTCACCAGAACAATGCAAAGTTTTTTTCAGCAAGGCTCGAAAATGCCTCGGCTTAGATCTCATGCGCCCTATGCCTGAAAACGTTGGATCACCAGCAAATGATGGTGCAAATGGCGGGGGTAGCGACACAGATGATGCTTGTGCTGTAGAGACAGGTTCAGTGGTTGGCACTGACAAGTCTGGCACTAAGACAGATGAGGACCTGCCTTCATCTGTCATAAACACCTACCATGATGAATCAGATCCTGTGGAAGTTAGGAACCTGGCAGCTGAATTAAATGAGCCTAAAGAGGAGGATGATACAGTAGTCGATCATGAAGATGCAAACTTGGTTAGCGATGGGGTTGTCTTGTACAATTCTGATAAGTCTGGTTCAGTCAATGGGCAGGCTCCTATAGTTATGACAGATAGCACAACAGTTGGAAAAGACAAAGCCATTAAATTCGGGGGTGCAGACTTGGTGTCTATTTCTGCCCTCGACACAACTGAACCATGTGAGAGGAGTTTGGCTGGTCAGGATAATGTAGTTACTGAAGTTTCTTCTGGGGTTCTTGGAAGTGGATTGGAGAGGCAAAGTGTTCCTTCAACCCAATGTCCTGATGATAGAGGGGATAAACTGGTGGCTGTTACAGCTGTTGGAGTTGAACTGAAAAGCTCGGTTCAGGATTCATGTACTACTACAGTAAATGCTTCAGTCTCATCTGTGGGCAATTCTTGTTCAGGATTGAGTTTTGATACTGAAAGTAAGCATATGGCCCTTGGAAAGCCTGTATCTGCATTATATGTCGAGGATCTTCATGCAACTGCAAATTCATTGTCACAAAATACTTCTGTTTCAGCCGCCGTTCAATGCGAGAAAACAGCTACTCAGGATCAACTGTCCTGTACTACTGAGACTCCAGGTGGGAGAAATTTGCAGTGTCATAATCCCATCAGCAATGGTGACCATCAGCTTCCTGTGCCTGGGAATCGTGTGGATCGTGCCAACAGCATCCTCCATGGTTATCCTTTGCAAATGGCCATTAAGAAAGAAGTGAATGGAGATATAAAATGCAGCAGTTCAGCAAACGAGTTGCCCCTTCTATCCCGAAAAGATGAACAAGATGATCATTTCAAAGCAAGGTTAAGCTATTCGTCAGATTCGGAAAAAACATCCAGAAATGGTGATGTGAAATTGTTTGGGAAGATATTAACCAATCCTTCATCCACACAGAAACCTAATTTGACCACCAAGTcatgtgaagaaaatggcatccATCATCCCAAATCTAGCAGGCTTTCGAGTTTGAAATATGCTGATGGAAATTTCAAGATGTTGAAGTTTGAACGAGATGACTGCAGTGAGTATCTTGGCCTTGAAAATGTCCCCTTGCGGAGCTATGGTTACTGGGATGGGAACCGAATACAGACTGGTCTCACATCATTGCCTGATTCTGCCATCCTGCTAGCAAAGTATCCGGCTGCCTTCAGTAATTATCCGTCTTCTTCAGCCAAATTGGAGCAGCAGTCGTTCCATGCATTTGGTAAGAATAATGAAAGGCACCTGAGTGGATCTCCTGCTTTTACAGCTAGGGACATGAATGGCAGTAATGCTGTGATTGATTATCAGATGCTTAGAAGTAGGGATGGTTCTGTGGTTGATGTAAAGCACTGCCAAGACGTGTTCTCTGAGATGCCACGGAGAAATGGGTTCGAAGCAATCTCAAGTTTGCACCAGCAGCAGCAGGGCAGAGGAGTGGTGGGAATGAGTAGTGGTGGTGTTGGAGGAACGGGGATTGTGGTTGGATCATGCAGCGGTGTCACGGATCCTGTGGCAGCCATAAAAATGCATTACCCCAATTCTGACAAGTATGGTGGTCAAACTGGGAATAATATCAGCAGCAGAGAAGATGAATCTTGGGCTGGGGGGAAAGGGGACTTAGGGAGGTAG